Within the Kribbella aluminosa genome, the region TCGCGCGCCCGATCCCGATCGAGGTCCGCCTCCCGGACCGCGAGGTCGAAGTACCGGACGATGTCGTCCATCTTGTCGAGGTCCCACCACAGGACCCGGCCGAGGTCGTACTCGATGTCGCCGCGGAACAGCACCGGATCGACAGTCAGCCATGCCTCCCGTTGGCCCGCGAGTACCTGTCCGGAGTGGAGGTCGCCGTTCACCGCGAGCGTCGAGGTGGTCTCGGTCGGCGCGACGTCGAGTGCCTCGCGCAGGATCGCGGCGTCGAACGGGCGGCCGAGTTGCTCCCACTGCGGCTCCAGTTCGGCCGATCGCGTCGTCACGATGTCCGCGGTCGAGCGTGCGTCGTCCGGCGCGGGTACGGCGAGCCGGCGCATCAGCTGCCCGAGTACGGCCACGGCCCTCGTCGATCGGGCGGCTTGTCAACGGCGTGGACAACCGCTCGAGCAGCATCGCGCCCGCCTGTACGTCGGCGTCGTGGAGTTGGGCCATGCCCCGACCTGCCCACCAGTTGAGCGCCCAGACCTGTTCCGCGACCTCCGCGCCGGGCGGCGACATCCGCAGTACGAACTCGTCAGCGCCGCGGCTGACCGGCACCACGACGGCGTTCGACCCGTGTGAAACCGCTCCCACGATCGTCAGCTCCCACCGCGCACACTGCTGGTCGACCGCCTCCGGCAGACCCTGGAGCCAGTCGGCGCCCTCCGTCCACCACCGCGGCATCCGCAGAAACGACTCCGGCAAGGTAATCATCGCGTCAACCTAATGGGGCAACCCGGGGCATTTCATCCGATTTCGATCTGGCCTCCCCGACCGGGGGCTCGGGGATCATGATGTGGAGATGGTTGACGTGGACGGGTTGCAGTTCGACGCGCAGGTGTCGCGGCGGATCGAGGCGGTGTACACGACGCCGGACGTGGTCGAGCAGCGGCTGGCGGTGCGGGCGGCGCTGGCGTTGCGGCCGGGTGACCGGGTGCTGGACATCGGCGTGGGGCCGGGGCTGCTGGCCGCGGAGATGGCCGGAGAGGTCGGGCCGGACGGGCGGATCTGCGGGATCGACATCAGCGACAGCATGCTGGCGATCGCGCGCACCCGCGCCGACGTACCGGGCGGGCCCGGAATCGAGCTCGAGCAGGCGTCGGTGGACCGGATCCCGTACCCGGCGGAGAGCTTCGACGTGGTGGTGTCCACGCAGGTCTTCGAGTACGTCGAGGACGTGGCGGGCGCGCTGCGCGAGGTACGGCGGGTGCTGCGGCCGGCGGGTCGCGTCGTACTGCTGGACACCGACTGGGGTTCGATGGTGTGGCGGTCGACCGACGATGTGCGGATGGCGCGGGTACTGACCGCCTTCGAGGACCACCTGGCGGATCCGCATCTGCCGCGGACGCTGGCCGACGTACTGGTGAAGACCGGATTCACGCCGACGCATCAGCAGGTGGTGCCGATCCTGAACACCGGGTACGAGCAGCGCACGTTCAGTGGTGGGCTGATCGACATCGTGTCGGACTTCGTGCCCGGGCACGGCGACGTGACGGCCGCCGAGACCACGGCCTGGGCGGACGACCTGCGCGGCCTCGGCGACAGCTACTTCTTCAGCCTGAACAGGTACCTGTTCGTCGCGTCCGCGCTCTGAGACTTACCGGTCTCGGCGGGTGCATCCTGGGAGTGACACACCCGCCGGGCCGGTCGTTCTCCCGCCCCTCAGTGGGAGAACTCGCGGCTCGGTGAAGACCACCCATGCCCGAATGGCAATGACCGAACCGCGGGACCACCTACAGGTACCCCAGATCCGCCCCGGGCACACACCCTGGCACGCGAAC harbors:
- a CDS encoding aminoglycoside phosphotransferase family protein encodes the protein MAVLGQLMRRLAVPAPDDARSTADIVTTRSAELEPQWEQLGRPFDAAILREALDVAPTETTSTLAVNGDLHSGQVLAGQREAWLTVDPVLFRGDIEYDLGRVLWWDLDKMDDIVRYFDLAVREADLDRDRARDWVLWRTVDYWLYGLGAGLTEDPVRCARLITALSR
- a CDS encoding methyltransferase domain-containing protein, producing the protein MVDVDGLQFDAQVSRRIEAVYTTPDVVEQRLAVRAALALRPGDRVLDIGVGPGLLAAEMAGEVGPDGRICGIDISDSMLAIARTRADVPGGPGIELEQASVDRIPYPAESFDVVVSTQVFEYVEDVAGALREVRRVLRPAGRVVLLDTDWGSMVWRSTDDVRMARVLTAFEDHLADPHLPRTLADVLVKTGFTPTHQQVVPILNTGYEQRTFSGGLIDIVSDFVPGHGDVTAAETTAWADDLRGLGDSYFFSLNRYLFVASAL